One window of the Bos indicus x Bos taurus breed Angus x Brahman F1 hybrid chromosome 8, Bos_hybrid_MaternalHap_v2.0, whole genome shotgun sequence genome contains the following:
- the GSN gene encoding gelsolin isoform X1: MAAHRCALLGALVLALGALSQPARLATPARPGATQARAPQGRVTEARPGSMVVEHPEFLKAGKEPGLQIWRVEKFDLVPVPPNLYGDFFTGDAYVILKTVQLRNGNLQYDLHYWLGNECSQDESGAAAIFTVQLDDYLNGRAVQHREVQGFESATFLGYFKSGLKYKKGGVASGFKHVVPNEVVVQRLFQVKGRRVVRATEVPVSWESFNNGDCFILDLGNDIYQWCGSSSNRFERLKATQVSKGIRDNERSGRARVHVSEEGAEPEAMLEVLGPKPALPAGTEDTAKEDAANRKLAKLYKVSNGAGTMSVSLVADENPFAQGALRSEDCFILDHGKDGKIFVWKGRQANTEERKAALKTASDFISKMDYPRQTQVSVLPEGGETPLFKQFFKNWRDPDQTDGPGLSYLSSHIANVERVPFDAATLHTSTAMAAQHGMDDDGRGQKQIWRIEGSDKVPVDPATYGQFYGGDSYIILYNYRHGGRQGQIIYNWQGAQSTQDEVAASAILTAQLDEELGGTPVQSRVVQGKEPAHLMSLFGGKPMIIYRGGTSREGGQTAPASTRLFQVRASSSGATRAVEVMPKAGALNSNDAFVLKTPSAAYLWVGAGASEAEKTGALELLRVLRAQPVQVAEGSEPDSFWEALGGKAAYRTSPRLKDKKMDAHPPRLFACSNKIGRFVIEEVPGELMQEDLATDDVMLLDTWDQVFVWVGKDSQEEEKTEALTSAKRYIETDPANRDRRTPITVVKQGFEPPSFVGWFLGWDDNYWSVDPLDRALAELAA, translated from the exons ATGGCTGCGCATCGCTGCGCGCTGCTGGGCGCGCTGGTCCTGGCGCTGGGCGCGCTGTCGCAGCCGGCCCGCTTGGCCACCCCGGCGCGGCCGGGGGCGACCCAGGCACGGGCGCCGCAGGGGCGGGTGACCGAGGCGCGG CCGGGCAGCATGGTGGTGGAACACCCCGAGTTCCTCAAGGCAGGGAAGGAGCCCGGCCTGCAGATCTGGCGTGTGGAGAAGTTCGACCTGGTTCCCGTGCCCCCCAACCTTTACGGAGACTTCTTCACAGGCGATGCCTATGTCATCCTGAAGACGGTGCAGCTGAGGAATGGGAACCTGCAGTATGACCTCCACTACTGGCTGG GCAATGAATGCAGCCAGGACGAGAGCGGGGCAGCCGCCATCTTCACCGTGCAGCTGGACGACTACCTGAACGGCCGGGCTGTGCAGCACCGCGAGGTCCAGGGCTTCGAGTCGGCCACCTTCCTCGGCTACTTCAAGTCCGGCCTCAAGTACAAG AAAGGAGGCGTGGCGTCGGGATTCAAGCACGTGGTCCCCAACGAGGTGGTGGTGCAGAGACTCTTCCAGGTCAAAGGGCGGCGTGTGGTCCGTGCCACCGAGGTGCCTGTGTCCTGGGAGAGCTTCAACAACGGCGACTGCTTCATCCTGGACCTGGGCAAC GACATCTACCAGTGGTGTGGCTCCAGCAGCAACCGCTTTGAGAGGCTGAAGGCCACACAGGTGTCCAAGGGCATCCGGGACAACGAGCGGAGTGGCCGGGCCCGCGTGCACGTTTCCGAGGAGGGCGCCGAGCCTGAGGCCATGCTCGAG GTGCTGGGCCCCAAGCCAGCTCTGCCCGCAGGGACCGAGGACACAGCCAAGGAGGACGCGGCCAACCGCAAGCTGGCCAAGCTGTACAAG GTCTCCAATGGTGCAGGCACCATGTCGGTCTCCCTCGTGGCTGACGAGAACCCCTTCGCCCAGGGGGCCTTGAGGTCAGAGGACTGCTTCATCCTGGACCACGGCAAAGACGGAAAGATCTTTGTCTGGAAAG GCAGGCAGGCCAACACCGAGGAGAGGAAGGCCGCCCTCAAAACAGCGTCCGACTTCATCTCCAAGATGGACTACCCCAGGCAGACCCAG GTCTCTGTCCTTCCCGAGGGCGGCGAGACCCCGCTGTTCAAACAGTTCTTCAAGAACTGGCGGGACCCAGACCAGACGGACGGCCCGGGCCTGAGCTATCTCTCCAGCCACATTGCCAACGTGGAGCGCGTGCCCTTCGACGCGGCCACCCTGCACACCTCCACTGCCATGGCCGCCCAGCACGGCATGGATGATGACGGCAGAGGGCAGAAGCAG ATCTGGAGAATTGAAGGTTCCGACAAAGTGCCGGTGGACCCCGCCACGTACGGACAGTTCTACGGTGGTGACAGCTACATCATTCTGTACAACTACCGCCACGGCGGCCGTCAGGGACAGATCATCTACAACTG GCAGGGCGCCCAGTCCACCCAGGATGAGGTCGCTGCCTCGGCCATCCTGACCGCTCAGCTGGACGAGGAGCTGGGAGGGACTCCCGTGCAG AGCCGTGTGGTCCAAGGCAAGGAGCCCGCTCACCTCATGAGCCTGTTTGGCGGGAAACCCATGATCATCTACAGGGGCGGCACCTCCCGCGAGGGTGGGCAGACGGCCCCCGCCAGCACCCGCCTGTTCCAGGTCCGGGCCAGCAGCTCTGGAGCCACCCGAGCCGTGGAG GTGATGCCCAAGGCTGGCGCGCTGAATTCCAACGATGCCTTTGTCCTGAAGACCCCCTCGGCCGCCTACCTGTGGGTGGGTGCGGGAGCCAGCGAGGCAGAGAAGACCGGGGCCCTGGAGCTGCTCAGGGTGCTTCGGGCCCAACCTGTGCAGGTGGCAGAAGGCAGCGAGCCAG ACAGCTTCTGGGAGGCCCTGGGTGGGAAGGCCGCCTACCGCACGTCCCCACGGCTGAAGGACAAGAAGATGGACGCCCACCCTCCTCGCCTCTTCGCCTGCTCCAACAAGATCGGACGTTTCGTG ATCGAGGAGGTCCCTGGCGAGCTCATGCAGGAAGACTTGGCCACTGATGACGTCATGCTTCTGGACACCTGGGACCAG